In Nicotiana tabacum cultivar K326 chromosome 19, ASM71507v2, whole genome shotgun sequence, one DNA window encodes the following:
- the LOC107819196 gene encoding uncharacterized protein LOC107819196 isoform X1, with protein MALSTPPPPLDPPSTTTTTTITTSTIRPIIPNPIRPLTPQPQPHPFSLQSSHYPPTQTQPPQRLPPPSNPNYSQLVPKPPNNPDPPPHLQSFLYPVASSGRGFLPKPSTTNYPNRSVVGSRPLFGLNHMDPGSVQTAGAGVRPTHLQHTLVGSSPTANSAVINGFPVVTSSSHPKIAPTQPSISDCNGFREGRDRSKDDTFAIVRDRKVRISDNASLYALSRSWLRNGLPDETQSQYMDGVRSLPRPLPLAPQDAESPVKKEGDKEEEEDGGSVEHLSPKELLQRHVKRAKRIRSRLREERLRRIARYKTRLALLLPPMVEQQYKNDPASGN; from the exons ATGGCACTTTCTACCCCGCCACCACCGCTAGATCCTCCGTCAACCACCACAACAACCACCATAACCACTAGCACCATAAGACCAATTATCCCAAACCCTATAAGACCACTCACCCCTCAACCTCAACCTCACCCTTTTTCCCTCCAATCTTCCCACTACCCACCTACCCAAACCCAACCACCCCAACGCCTACCACCCCCCTCCAATCCTAATTACTCTCAATTAGTACCAAAACCTCCTAATAATCCCGACCCGCCACCTCATCTTCAAAGCTTTCTCTACCCAGTCGCTTCATCCGGCCGCGGTTTTTTGCCCAAACCTAGTACTACTAATTACCCCAATCGGTCCGTTGTTGGCTCTCGACCACTTTTTGGGCTGAATCACATGGATCCGGGTTCGGTTCAGACCGCTGGTGCGGGTGTTAGACCGACCCATCTGCAACATACTCTTGTTGGGTCGTCTCCTACTGCCAATTCAGCTGTGATTAATGGATTTCCAGTTGTCACTTCTTCTTCGCATCCTAAG ATTGCTCCTACTCAACCTTCCATTTCAGATTGTAATGGCTTCAGAGAGGGGAG GGACAGAAGTAAGGATGACACCTTTGCTATAGTCAGAGACAGAAAG GTCAGAATATCTGATAATGCTTCTCTCTATGCCCTTTCTCGTTCATGGTTGAGGAATGGTCTTCCCGATGAAACTCAG TCGCAATACATGGATGGTGTTAGGTCTCTTCCTAGACCTTTGCCCCTAGCTCCACAAGATGCCGAGTCTCCTGTGAAAAAGGAAGGAGataaagaagaggaagag GATGGGGGGTCTGTCGAGCATTTATCTCCAAAAGAACTTTTGCAAAGACATGTCAAGCGTGCTAAAAGGATTAGATCACG ATTAAGGGAAGAAAGACTTCGTCGAATTGCAAGATACAAAACCAGGCTTGCTCTTCTCCTACCTCCAATGGTAGAACAACAATACAAAAATGATCCAGCTTCAGGAAACTAA
- the LOC107819196 gene encoding uncharacterized protein LOC107819196 isoform X4: MALSTPPPPLDPPSTTTTTTITTSTIRPIIPNPIRPLTPQPQPHPFSLQSSHYPPTQTQPPQRLPPPSNPNYSQLVPKPPNNPDPPPHLQSFLYPVASSGRGFLPKPSTTNYPNRSVVGSRPLFGLNHMDPGSVQTAGAGVRPTHLQHTLVGSSPTANSAVINGFPVVTSSSHPKIAPTQPSISDCNGFREGRSKDDTFAIVRDRKSQYMDGVRSLPRPLPLAPQDAESPVKKEGDKEEEEDGGSVEHLSPKELLQRHVKRAKRIRSRLREERLRRIARYKTRLALLLPPMVEQQYKNDPASGN; this comes from the exons ATGGCACTTTCTACCCCGCCACCACCGCTAGATCCTCCGTCAACCACCACAACAACCACCATAACCACTAGCACCATAAGACCAATTATCCCAAACCCTATAAGACCACTCACCCCTCAACCTCAACCTCACCCTTTTTCCCTCCAATCTTCCCACTACCCACCTACCCAAACCCAACCACCCCAACGCCTACCACCCCCCTCCAATCCTAATTACTCTCAATTAGTACCAAAACCTCCTAATAATCCCGACCCGCCACCTCATCTTCAAAGCTTTCTCTACCCAGTCGCTTCATCCGGCCGCGGTTTTTTGCCCAAACCTAGTACTACTAATTACCCCAATCGGTCCGTTGTTGGCTCTCGACCACTTTTTGGGCTGAATCACATGGATCCGGGTTCGGTTCAGACCGCTGGTGCGGGTGTTAGACCGACCCATCTGCAACATACTCTTGTTGGGTCGTCTCCTACTGCCAATTCAGCTGTGATTAATGGATTTCCAGTTGTCACTTCTTCTTCGCATCCTAAG ATTGCTCCTACTCAACCTTCCATTTCAGATTGTAATGGCTTCAGAGAGGGGAG AAGTAAGGATGACACCTTTGCTATAGTCAGAGACAGAAAG TCGCAATACATGGATGGTGTTAGGTCTCTTCCTAGACCTTTGCCCCTAGCTCCACAAGATGCCGAGTCTCCTGTGAAAAAGGAAGGAGataaagaagaggaagag GATGGGGGGTCTGTCGAGCATTTATCTCCAAAAGAACTTTTGCAAAGACATGTCAAGCGTGCTAAAAGGATTAGATCACG ATTAAGGGAAGAAAGACTTCGTCGAATTGCAAGATACAAAACCAGGCTTGCTCTTCTCCTACCTCCAATGGTAGAACAACAATACAAAAATGATCCAGCTTCAGGAAACTAA
- the LOC107819196 gene encoding uncharacterized protein LOC107819196 isoform X2 — MALSTPPPPLDPPSTTTTTTITTSTIRPIIPNPIRPLTPQPQPHPFSLQSSHYPPTQTQPPQRLPPPSNPNYSQLVPKPPNNPDPPPHLQSFLYPVASSGRGFLPKPSTTNYPNRSVVGSRPLFGLNHMDPGSVQTAGAGVRPTHLQHTLVGSSPTANSAVINGFPVVTSSSHPKIAPTQPSISDCNGFREGRSKDDTFAIVRDRKVRISDNASLYALSRSWLRNGLPDETQSQYMDGVRSLPRPLPLAPQDAESPVKKEGDKEEEEDGGSVEHLSPKELLQRHVKRAKRIRSRLREERLRRIARYKTRLALLLPPMVEQQYKNDPASGN, encoded by the exons ATGGCACTTTCTACCCCGCCACCACCGCTAGATCCTCCGTCAACCACCACAACAACCACCATAACCACTAGCACCATAAGACCAATTATCCCAAACCCTATAAGACCACTCACCCCTCAACCTCAACCTCACCCTTTTTCCCTCCAATCTTCCCACTACCCACCTACCCAAACCCAACCACCCCAACGCCTACCACCCCCCTCCAATCCTAATTACTCTCAATTAGTACCAAAACCTCCTAATAATCCCGACCCGCCACCTCATCTTCAAAGCTTTCTCTACCCAGTCGCTTCATCCGGCCGCGGTTTTTTGCCCAAACCTAGTACTACTAATTACCCCAATCGGTCCGTTGTTGGCTCTCGACCACTTTTTGGGCTGAATCACATGGATCCGGGTTCGGTTCAGACCGCTGGTGCGGGTGTTAGACCGACCCATCTGCAACATACTCTTGTTGGGTCGTCTCCTACTGCCAATTCAGCTGTGATTAATGGATTTCCAGTTGTCACTTCTTCTTCGCATCCTAAG ATTGCTCCTACTCAACCTTCCATTTCAGATTGTAATGGCTTCAGAGAGGGGAG AAGTAAGGATGACACCTTTGCTATAGTCAGAGACAGAAAG GTCAGAATATCTGATAATGCTTCTCTCTATGCCCTTTCTCGTTCATGGTTGAGGAATGGTCTTCCCGATGAAACTCAG TCGCAATACATGGATGGTGTTAGGTCTCTTCCTAGACCTTTGCCCCTAGCTCCACAAGATGCCGAGTCTCCTGTGAAAAAGGAAGGAGataaagaagaggaagag GATGGGGGGTCTGTCGAGCATTTATCTCCAAAAGAACTTTTGCAAAGACATGTCAAGCGTGCTAAAAGGATTAGATCACG ATTAAGGGAAGAAAGACTTCGTCGAATTGCAAGATACAAAACCAGGCTTGCTCTTCTCCTACCTCCAATGGTAGAACAACAATACAAAAATGATCCAGCTTCAGGAAACTAA
- the LOC107819196 gene encoding uncharacterized protein LOC107819196 isoform X3, translated as MALSTPPPPLDPPSTTTTTTITTSTIRPIIPNPIRPLTPQPQPHPFSLQSSHYPPTQTQPPQRLPPPSNPNYSQLVPKPPNNPDPPPHLQSFLYPVASSGRGFLPKPSTTNYPNRSVVGSRPLFGLNHMDPGSVQTAGAGVRPTHLQHTLVGSSPTANSAVINGFPVVTSSSHPKIAPTQPSISDCNGFREGRDRSKDDTFAIVRDRKSQYMDGVRSLPRPLPLAPQDAESPVKKEGDKEEEEDGGSVEHLSPKELLQRHVKRAKRIRSRLREERLRRIARYKTRLALLLPPMVEQQYKNDPASGN; from the exons ATGGCACTTTCTACCCCGCCACCACCGCTAGATCCTCCGTCAACCACCACAACAACCACCATAACCACTAGCACCATAAGACCAATTATCCCAAACCCTATAAGACCACTCACCCCTCAACCTCAACCTCACCCTTTTTCCCTCCAATCTTCCCACTACCCACCTACCCAAACCCAACCACCCCAACGCCTACCACCCCCCTCCAATCCTAATTACTCTCAATTAGTACCAAAACCTCCTAATAATCCCGACCCGCCACCTCATCTTCAAAGCTTTCTCTACCCAGTCGCTTCATCCGGCCGCGGTTTTTTGCCCAAACCTAGTACTACTAATTACCCCAATCGGTCCGTTGTTGGCTCTCGACCACTTTTTGGGCTGAATCACATGGATCCGGGTTCGGTTCAGACCGCTGGTGCGGGTGTTAGACCGACCCATCTGCAACATACTCTTGTTGGGTCGTCTCCTACTGCCAATTCAGCTGTGATTAATGGATTTCCAGTTGTCACTTCTTCTTCGCATCCTAAG ATTGCTCCTACTCAACCTTCCATTTCAGATTGTAATGGCTTCAGAGAGGGGAG GGACAGAAGTAAGGATGACACCTTTGCTATAGTCAGAGACAGAAAG TCGCAATACATGGATGGTGTTAGGTCTCTTCCTAGACCTTTGCCCCTAGCTCCACAAGATGCCGAGTCTCCTGTGAAAAAGGAAGGAGataaagaagaggaagag GATGGGGGGTCTGTCGAGCATTTATCTCCAAAAGAACTTTTGCAAAGACATGTCAAGCGTGCTAAAAGGATTAGATCACG ATTAAGGGAAGAAAGACTTCGTCGAATTGCAAGATACAAAACCAGGCTTGCTCTTCTCCTACCTCCAATGGTAGAACAACAATACAAAAATGATCCAGCTTCAGGAAACTAA